The Desulfobulbaceae bacterium region CGAGAAGCAAAAGAAGAAACCAGCCTTGATATTTGCCTGCACAAACAATTTAAGACCTACTCCGACCCCAGTCGCGACCAACGGCGTCATACCATATCCACCGTCTTTATCGCTACAGCCAGCGGCCTGCCGACAGGAGGCGACGATGCCGCCGAAGCACGAATTTTCACCCAAGAATCTCTGCCCCCTCTGGTCTTTGACCACGCCAAAATCCTTAAAGATTTCTTTTCGGCTTGATCCCCACCCCTCCAAAACGGTCATCCTTCGACTATCACTCAAAAAAGGTTGTTTTTGCGTCGACTGTTTGGTATATAGTGCGACCTTAAAACCATCATAGGAGGATTGTCTTTCATGGAAACACCAAACACAACGCAAAAGGCCGACATCGGAACGCCTGGC contains the following coding sequences:
- a CDS encoding NUDIX hydrolase, which codes for MHMNCPQCGHSIPTPKHPVPTVDIIIQINNGIVLVKRRYPPLGWALPGGFVDYGESLEHAAIREAKEETSLDICLHKQFKTYSDPSRDQRRHTISTVFIATASGLPTGGDDAAEARIFTQESLPPLVFDHAKILKDFFSA